One window of Botrimarina mediterranea genomic DNA carries:
- a CDS encoding protein-glutamate methylesterase/protein-glutamine glutaminase → MKVLIVDDSAVVRQLLAQELSKDPQIEVVGAAPDPYVARQIIAERRPDVLTLDIEMPRMDGLTFLSKLMQHHPLPVVVLSSLSEKGSRVALEALSLGAVEVLHKPTAAHAVGDVVQDLCRSVKAAARAKVQTVSPVETRSSLSMTRITNRIIAIGASTGGTQAIEFLLKQLPHDCPPILVVQHMPPTFTKQFAERLDSLCRVSVKEACHGDLLARGQVLISPGSLHMQLRRSGAQFFVELSDGPEVCGHRPSVDVMFSSVGKYAGQNAVGVLLTGMGRDGAEGLLNMRAVGAATIAQNEETCVVFGMPKEAIKLGAASQVLPLNTIAGAALAAASAPESSTNKPALMAT, encoded by the coding sequence ATGAAGGTTCTAATCGTCGATGATTCCGCGGTGGTCCGGCAACTCCTTGCCCAGGAGCTATCGAAGGACCCGCAGATCGAGGTCGTCGGCGCCGCGCCCGATCCCTACGTCGCCCGGCAGATCATCGCCGAACGGCGGCCGGACGTGCTAACGCTCGACATCGAAATGCCGCGGATGGACGGTCTGACGTTCCTGTCGAAGCTCATGCAGCACCATCCGCTGCCGGTGGTAGTGCTTTCGTCGCTGTCCGAGAAAGGGAGTCGCGTCGCGCTCGAGGCGTTGTCGCTGGGCGCCGTCGAGGTGCTCCACAAGCCGACCGCTGCGCACGCCGTTGGCGATGTGGTCCAAGACCTCTGCCGGAGCGTTAAAGCCGCTGCGCGGGCCAAGGTCCAGACGGTCTCGCCGGTGGAGACGCGTTCTTCGCTGTCAATGACGCGGATCACGAATCGGATCATCGCGATCGGCGCGTCAACTGGTGGCACCCAGGCGATCGAGTTTCTGCTGAAGCAACTGCCGCACGATTGTCCCCCGATCCTCGTCGTGCAGCACATGCCGCCGACATTCACCAAACAGTTCGCCGAACGGCTCGATTCGCTCTGTCGAGTCAGCGTCAAAGAAGCTTGCCACGGCGACCTGCTCGCGCGTGGCCAAGTGCTGATCTCGCCCGGCAGCCTGCACATGCAGCTCCGCCGCAGCGGCGCGCAGTTCTTCGTCGAGCTTTCCGATGGGCCAGAGGTGTGCGGCCACCGGCCAAGCGTTGACGTGATGTTCTCTTCCGTCGGCAAGTACGCTGGGCAGAATGCCGTCGGCGTGCTGCTCACGGGCATGGGGCGCGACGGCGCCGAGGGCCTGCTCAATATGCGGGCCGTCGGCGCCGCCACGATTGCCCAGAACGAAGAGACTTGCGTCGTCTTTGGCATGCCCAAGGAAGCTATCAAGCTCGGCGCGGCCTCACAGGTCCTGCCCCTGAACACCATCGCCGGCGCCGCCCTGGCGGCCGCGTCCGCGCCAGAGTCCTCGACCAACAAACCCGCCTTGATGGCGACCTGA
- a CDS encoding CheR family methyltransferase, which yields MLIESLDDALFEKYRGLIQKLSGVTLADAKHSFLQTRLRSRLHAAGCESFAEYYELLGGGADGAEVKRFIDAVTTHHTFFFREAHHFELLARHVAAKSNAGQTRFRFWSAACSTGEEPYSLLMTLAERLGDGGLARLDLKVLATDISAPTLRKSAEGVYAQEQLRGLSPERLLRHFKPAGDGGSYQVTRQLRDLVTHAELNLVHRPFPMKGRFDAIFCRNVLIYFDPPTQVDVLRRMAARLAPGGLLFVGLTETAMHAELDLEFVAPAVYARRHECGPSSAGMTPDAVPAFAS from the coding sequence ATGCTGATCGAATCACTCGACGACGCCCTCTTCGAGAAATACCGCGGACTGATACAGAAGCTGTCGGGCGTCACGCTCGCGGACGCCAAGCACAGCTTCCTGCAGACTAGGCTCCGTAGCCGCCTGCACGCCGCCGGCTGCGAGTCGTTTGCGGAGTACTACGAGCTGCTCGGAGGCGGCGCGGACGGCGCCGAGGTGAAGCGCTTTATCGACGCCGTCACCACCCACCACACGTTCTTCTTCCGTGAGGCCCATCACTTCGAGCTTCTGGCCCGGCACGTCGCCGCGAAGTCCAATGCTGGGCAGACACGGTTCCGGTTCTGGTCGGCCGCCTGCTCGACGGGGGAAGAACCCTACTCGCTGCTGATGACGCTTGCCGAACGGCTCGGCGACGGCGGCCTCGCGCGGCTGGACCTCAAGGTCCTGGCGACCGACATCTCCGCGCCGACGCTCCGCAAGTCGGCCGAGGGCGTTTACGCACAAGAGCAGCTGCGCGGCCTTTCGCCCGAGCGACTGCTGCGCCATTTCAAACCGGCCGGCGACGGCGGTTCGTACCAAGTGACCCGTCAACTCCGCGACCTCGTGACGCATGCAGAGTTGAACTTGGTGCATCGGCCTTTCCCGATGAAGGGACGCTTCGACGCGATCTTCTGCCGCAACGTGCTGATTTACTTCGACCCACCAACCCAAGTCGATGTCCTGCGCCGCATGGCGGCTCGGCTTGCGCCGGGCGGGCTGCTGTTCGTCGGCCTCACCGAAACCGCGATGCACGCCGAGCTCGACCTCGAGTTCGTCGCCCCCGCCGTCTATGCGCGCCGCCACGAGTGCGGCCCGTCCAGTGCAGGCATGACGCCGGACGCCGTCCCGGCTTTCGCCAGCTGA
- a CDS encoding chemotaxis protein CheW: protein MSTAAPIAKNDASTSSQSEMYLTFKVGDDEFGVPIVRVREIIGILPITQVPDGPDSIRGVINLRGRVIPVMDLRWRFRMDGDTTSFPRACIIVAEVQQGGRFVDLGLLVDAVREVFTLEAREAHSSEDFQATIEQSCIAGLANDESGIKILINVDSLLTASQLGLSMFDGSDASSRSMRVASEAPC, encoded by the coding sequence ATGTCAACCGCCGCCCCGATCGCCAAGAACGACGCCTCGACGAGCAGCCAGTCCGAGATGTACCTGACCTTCAAGGTGGGCGACGACGAATTCGGCGTGCCGATCGTGCGGGTTCGGGAGATCATTGGCATCCTGCCGATCACCCAGGTGCCGGACGGGCCCGATAGTATCCGCGGCGTCATCAACCTCCGCGGCCGGGTGATCCCGGTTATGGATCTACGGTGGCGATTCCGCATGGACGGGGACACCACATCGTTCCCCCGGGCCTGCATCATCGTCGCCGAGGTCCAGCAGGGCGGCCGCTTCGTCGATCTAGGGCTGCTGGTTGACGCGGTGCGTGAGGTCTTCACGCTCGAGGCCCGAGAAGCGCATTCTTCCGAGGACTTCCAGGCCACGATCGAGCAGAGCTGCATCGCCGGTCTGGCGAACGACGAGAGCGGCATCAAGATCCTGATCAACGTCGACAGCCTCCTCACCGCGAGCCAACTCGGACTTTCAATGTTCGATGGCAGCGACGCATCCAGCCGCTCGATGCGAGTCGCGTCGGAGGCGCCATGCTGA
- a CDS encoding chemotaxis protein CheA: protein MITPEEEAIGRLQGLRHVISSGNAKAVSSLCNELGSLATDRLENTEIRDRIAQVVSHIDTAISAGGGKGKKLDAVLSRIDQTLASIDALLSAEQPDAAEAPAVEAAPVVAEVEAAPSSNDDSALIDTSMLPVFISEAAEHLENAEQNLLELEQEPSNKSALDAVFRGFHSVKGNAGFLSLTQIGKLAHEAETLFELIRSGKAELTDTAAELALLSVDMLRQMIDALGAVDEPRDEMPAEAAALVAQLVALIHSIQTGEAPPVREPAQPNPAATEPAAPSNAAAAEPSAPAPAPNPQPTAAAPGGKKTSGGIVRVDQDRLDDLINLIGELVTAESIVSSTCDVSQHEEAEQSLIHLKKITDELQQLSLSLRMVPIHDLFQKQVRLVRDLGRKLNKPVELVIEGGATELDKNVIDQLADPLVHIVRNSIDHGIEPSTEERLTAGKAETATVTLSAGYVGGHIRVAIRDDGRGLNREKILAKAMARGVVPTDAELTGQQIDQLIFHAGLSTAEKITDVSGRGVGMDVVARNIESLRGVVQVNSEPGVGTEIEIILPMTLAIIDGLVVTTGDHRFVIPSHEIERLVECDPDQIANLVKRQPILTIRGKHLPVFPLDALAGFHRPAEAGPGKVIVVAKAGNHTFGLLVDQVVNRQQVVIKQLGDAIGGIEGVTGGAVMGDGQVALIVDLAGMHQRVLKRRSAG from the coding sequence ATGATCACTCCCGAAGAAGAAGCCATCGGTCGCCTGCAAGGCTTGCGACACGTGATCTCAAGCGGCAACGCGAAGGCCGTCTCCTCGCTCTGCAACGAACTTGGTTCCCTCGCTACCGATCGGCTAGAGAACACCGAGATCCGAGATCGCATCGCGCAGGTCGTTAGCCACATCGACACGGCAATCTCGGCCGGCGGTGGCAAGGGAAAGAAGCTCGACGCCGTTCTATCCCGGATCGACCAAACCCTTGCCTCGATTGACGCCCTACTCTCGGCGGAGCAACCCGACGCCGCAGAGGCGCCCGCCGTCGAAGCGGCGCCGGTCGTCGCCGAAGTTGAAGCGGCGCCGTCGTCCAACGATGACAGCGCGCTCATCGACACGAGCATGCTCCCTGTCTTCATCAGCGAGGCGGCCGAGCACCTTGAGAACGCCGAGCAGAATCTCCTCGAACTTGAGCAAGAGCCCAGCAACAAGAGCGCTCTCGACGCGGTTTTCCGCGGCTTCCACTCGGTGAAAGGGAACGCCGGCTTCCTCAGCCTCACCCAGATCGGGAAGCTCGCCCACGAGGCCGAGACCCTCTTCGAGTTGATCCGCTCCGGCAAAGCCGAGCTAACGGACACCGCGGCGGAGCTCGCGTTGCTGAGCGTGGACATGCTTCGGCAGATGATCGACGCGTTGGGCGCCGTTGACGAACCCCGGGACGAGATGCCCGCCGAAGCCGCCGCGCTGGTCGCACAGCTCGTCGCGCTGATCCATTCGATTCAGACCGGCGAGGCCCCGCCCGTCCGCGAGCCGGCCCAGCCAAACCCCGCTGCCACCGAACCCGCCGCACCGAGCAATGCCGCCGCTGCCGAGCCGAGCGCGCCGGCTCCCGCACCCAACCCTCAACCGACAGCCGCGGCGCCGGGCGGCAAGAAGACGTCCGGGGGAATCGTCCGCGTCGACCAAGACCGCCTCGACGACCTTATCAACCTCATCGGCGAGTTGGTGACCGCCGAGTCGATCGTCTCTTCGACTTGCGACGTCTCACAGCACGAAGAAGCAGAGCAGTCATTGATCCACCTCAAGAAGATCACCGACGAGTTGCAGCAACTCAGCTTGTCGCTGCGGATGGTGCCGATCCACGACCTCTTCCAGAAGCAAGTCCGGCTCGTCCGCGACCTCGGCCGCAAGCTCAATAAGCCGGTCGAGCTCGTTATTGAAGGTGGCGCCACCGAACTCGACAAGAACGTCATCGACCAACTCGCCGACCCGCTGGTTCACATCGTCCGCAACTCGATTGACCACGGCATTGAGCCAAGCACCGAAGAACGTCTCACCGCCGGGAAGGCCGAAACAGCGACCGTCACCCTCTCGGCGGGTTACGTGGGCGGTCATATCCGCGTCGCGATCCGCGACGACGGCCGTGGCCTCAACCGCGAGAAGATCCTCGCCAAGGCCATGGCGCGCGGCGTTGTTCCAACCGACGCCGAATTAACTGGCCAACAGATCGACCAACTCATCTTCCACGCCGGCCTCTCGACCGCCGAGAAGATCACCGATGTCTCGGGCCGCGGCGTCGGCATGGACGTCGTCGCGCGCAACATCGAATCGCTACGCGGCGTCGTTCAGGTGAACTCCGAACCGGGCGTTGGGACCGAGATCGAGATTATCCTCCCCATGACGCTCGCGATCATCGACGGTCTCGTCGTGACGACGGGCGACCACCGGTTTGTGATCCCTTCGCACGAGATCGAGCGGCTCGTCGAGTGCGACCCCGATCAGATCGCCAACTTGGTGAAGCGACAGCCCATCCTGACGATCCGCGGCAAGCACCTGCCGGTGTTCCCGCTCGACGCCCTGGCGGGTTTCCACCGTCCTGCTGAAGCCGGTCCGGGGAAGGTGATCGTTGTGGCGAAGGCCGGCAATCACACGTTCGGTCTCCTGGTGGATCAAGTCGTCAATCGGCAACAGGTCGTCATCAAGCAGCTCGGCGACGCGATCGGCGGAATCGAAGGTGTGACCGGCGGCGCCGTCATGGGAGACGGACAGGTGGCGCTGATCGTCGATCTGGCGGGGATGCACCAACGCGTCCTCAAGCGACGCTCCGCCGGTTAA
- a CDS encoding chemotaxis protein CheX: MATTRTHASAELTVKAANPLVAAVQETFDTMLGASIQRTGLELRPDDASMYDISALIGVSGRVAGAFCISFTFETAAGAVSRFTGMEVDPRSALVIDGVGEFTNVIVGSAKERFDLPLNLGIPNVVLGEKHKVNFPSQAKPLRISFQSDFGPMLIDFGFSCSSFD; encoded by the coding sequence ATGGCGACAACGAGAACCCACGCGTCGGCGGAGCTCACCGTTAAGGCGGCGAATCCATTGGTCGCGGCGGTGCAAGAAACTTTCGACACGATGCTGGGCGCGTCGATTCAACGCACCGGGCTTGAACTGAGGCCCGACGACGCGTCGATGTACGACATCTCCGCCTTGATCGGCGTCTCCGGCCGAGTGGCGGGCGCCTTCTGCATCAGCTTCACCTTCGAGACCGCGGCCGGAGCCGTATCACGCTTCACCGGGATGGAGGTCGACCCTCGTTCGGCCCTCGTCATCGATGGCGTCGGTGAGTTCACCAACGTCATCGTGGGTTCGGCGAAGGAACGCTTCGACCTGCCGCTGAACCTCGGCATTCCCAACGTCGTGCTGGGCGAGAAGCACAAAGTCAACTTCCCGTCTCAGGCCAAGCCTCTGCGAATCAGTTTTCAGAGCGACTTCGGTCCGATGCTGATCGACTTCGGCTTCTCTTGCTCCAGTTTCGACTAA
- a CDS encoding response regulator, with translation MHVLVVDDSAMTRMVAKNCLKSLDITEISEAEDGVKALAALNSGTIDIVFSDWNMPNMSGIELLREVRKQWPSMPFVMITTEGSKDKVMEAIQNGVSDYLSKPFTPEALSEKLKKWVAVPA, from the coding sequence ATGCACGTTCTCGTTGTCGATGATTCCGCCATGACTCGGATGGTCGCAAAGAACTGTCTGAAGAGCCTCGACATCACCGAGATCAGCGAGGCCGAAGACGGCGTCAAGGCGCTCGCGGCGCTCAATTCCGGGACGATCGACATCGTCTTCAGCGATTGGAACATGCCCAACATGTCGGGCATCGAGCTGTTGCGCGAGGTCCGCAAACAATGGCCGAGCATGCCGTTCGTCATGATCACCACAGAGGGGTCTAAGGACAAGGTGATGGAGGCGATCCAGAATGGCGTGAGCGATTACCTGTCAAAGCCCTTCACGCCCGAGGCGCTGAGCGAGAAGCTCAAGAAGTGGGTGGCCGTGCCCGCGTGA
- a CDS encoding OprO/OprP family phosphate-selective porin encodes MRLFVLSLLAATTAAPPVSGATLIDPAAANGVAAAEAPAAVPTEEQFEALQSQINELRRQLEAKKNEPVVAPMMTVGVEDELPPPPVAPVADVTMELSNDVEELMAWRKSLEESEAKAAAKAALKPNNKISGRFFLDAYNYDQNVASVASAGDAQNTVQFRTVWLTMGGDVLENTSYRIWVDVTGGDVKLLDVYLDFAELPVLQNVRIGNFFEPFGMEQLTPNIHLTFMERSSVFNLGRHTGIMAHSDDENANWTYGAGVFVSEHGNAPIEFQDDNDAAALTGRLTWCPWYDEATAGRGVFHLGAAYSYRVLADDNLRFRNRPESFAAPFVVDTGTVGASSYQLVGLEAAYAYGPWMVQSEYHGATVNELGPANDYLDSFYIQTSYFLTGENRYYNRRSGTFANAIVPIENFFRVRTGDCDICTGLGAWEVAYRYATTDLNAGSITGGLTDLHAVGLNWYLSPYTRAMFDYIHSETDTLAANDGVLNALQMRLQYNF; translated from the coding sequence ATGCGACTGTTCGTTTTGTCTCTACTGGCGGCCACGACGGCTGCCCCGCCGGTTAGCGGCGCGACCTTGATCGACCCCGCGGCCGCGAATGGCGTCGCAGCCGCCGAAGCGCCCGCCGCTGTGCCAACAGAGGAGCAGTTCGAGGCCCTGCAGTCGCAGATCAACGAACTCCGTCGGCAACTCGAAGCGAAGAAGAACGAGCCCGTCGTCGCGCCGATGATGACGGTCGGTGTCGAAGACGAGTTGCCGCCGCCGCCCGTCGCACCGGTCGCCGACGTGACCATGGAGCTCTCGAATGACGTCGAAGAGCTCATGGCGTGGCGGAAGTCGTTGGAGGAGTCCGAGGCCAAGGCGGCCGCTAAAGCAGCCTTAAAGCCCAACAACAAGATCTCCGGCCGCTTCTTCCTCGACGCGTACAACTACGACCAGAACGTCGCCAGCGTGGCGTCGGCGGGGGACGCTCAGAACACCGTCCAGTTCCGCACCGTCTGGCTCACGATGGGTGGAGACGTTCTGGAGAACACCTCCTACCGGATCTGGGTCGATGTGACGGGGGGCGACGTCAAGCTGCTCGACGTGTACCTCGACTTCGCCGAGCTCCCCGTCCTCCAGAACGTGCGGATCGGCAACTTCTTCGAGCCGTTTGGCATGGAGCAACTGACGCCGAACATCCACCTGACGTTCATGGAACGGTCATCGGTGTTCAACCTCGGGCGGCATACCGGCATCATGGCCCACTCGGACGACGAGAACGCCAACTGGACATACGGAGCGGGCGTCTTCGTCTCGGAACATGGCAATGCGCCGATCGAGTTCCAAGACGACAACGACGCGGCGGCCCTCACCGGCCGTCTAACGTGGTGCCCCTGGTACGACGAAGCGACCGCCGGTCGGGGTGTCTTTCACCTCGGCGCCGCTTACAGTTACCGCGTCCTGGCGGACGACAACCTCCGCTTCCGCAACCGCCCCGAGTCGTTCGCGGCGCCGTTCGTCGTCGATACCGGCACGGTCGGCGCGTCGAGCTACCAACTCGTCGGGCTCGAAGCGGCCTACGCCTATGGCCCGTGGATGGTCCAATCGGAGTACCACGGCGCCACCGTCAACGAGCTCGGCCCCGCGAACGACTACCTCGACTCATTCTACATCCAGACCAGCTACTTCTTGACGGGCGAGAACCGCTACTACAATCGGCGGTCGGGCACCTTCGCCAACGCCATCGTGCCGATCGAGAACTTCTTCCGCGTTCGGACCGGCGATTGCGACATCTGCACCGGGTTGGGCGCCTGGGAAGTCGCGTACCGCTACGCCACGACGGACCTCAATGCCGGTTCGATCACAGGCGGATTGACCGACCTGCACGCGGTCGGGCTGAACTGGTACCTGAGCCCCTACACCCGAGCCATGTTTGACTACATCCACTCGGAGACGGACACCCTGGCCGCCAACGATGGCGTCTTGAACGCGTTGCAGATGCGTCTGCAATACAACTTCTAG
- a CDS encoding methyl-accepting chemotaxis protein, with product MTIKSRITVLVATGSVSLAILMFVGWRACNSLLATMNDIVDDEFIPLVQEQITPLLENDILPVLNKDVHQIQAMNESIKLMLDADRDIYQALTAERAYITASDDEARAAALTEHLDNAKQVIERIQEARKGVTGAKALAYLDQATDKYALWLAASGRVLKLYDNPDTRDEALVSSRSGEAQASFSVFRELLDLSKEQHELDIKDEIARLTKKKELINEKEQLVAESRDSVLAAAEGVRGVARQATLTFLLVGGVAIVTTLVLGYLISTSILRPIGKLLGVSKNVVVGALDRVEISKQHSKDELGELSKAFGEVVTTLLDLNRQTDDLVNAAKNGKLDQRGDSGAFQGAYRDLVAGLNDMVEAFAVPAAAATDAMEQIAKGNLTSRMEGRFCGDFAALQKSINRAVEALAESLAAVAHTGDSVATAAGDMQSGSKQLAAKATQQASALEEVAASLEEMTSMTKQTAGNAVQAKALSDETRLAGDRGNAAMKKLAEAINKIKTSADEQAKIVRTIDDIAFQTNLLALNAAVEAARAGDSGRGFAVVAQEVRNLAQRTAHANSTTSQMIAATCESAEEGVEINQHMNSALDEISTSVEKTNNLIAEIAAAASEQAQGIEQINIAVGEIDNGTQEAASNSQRSLSISTMLSEHVSDLRKTVGRFQFSESTPEVAEAREDVKPTKETRGKSASVANKKAAKKPKPVAPNVGDSALEAYAADLATADV from the coding sequence ATGACAATCAAGTCAAGGATTACAGTACTGGTCGCCACGGGCTCGGTCTCGCTCGCGATACTGATGTTCGTCGGCTGGCGTGCTTGCAACTCGTTGCTCGCTACGATGAACGACATCGTTGACGACGAGTTCATCCCGCTGGTCCAGGAGCAGATCACGCCGCTCTTGGAGAACGATATTCTTCCGGTGCTCAACAAGGACGTCCACCAGATCCAGGCCATGAACGAGAGCATCAAGCTGATGCTCGACGCCGACCGCGATATCTACCAGGCCCTGACCGCCGAACGCGCCTACATCACCGCCTCGGACGACGAGGCCCGGGCGGCGGCGTTGACCGAGCACCTCGACAACGCCAAACAGGTTATCGAGCGCATCCAAGAGGCCCGTAAGGGCGTAACCGGCGCCAAGGCGCTGGCCTACCTCGATCAGGCCACCGACAAGTACGCCCTCTGGTTGGCGGCGTCGGGACGCGTGCTCAAGCTTTATGACAACCCCGATACCCGCGATGAGGCGCTCGTGTCGAGCCGCAGCGGTGAGGCCCAGGCGAGCTTCTCGGTGTTCCGCGAACTGCTCGACCTCTCGAAGGAGCAGCACGAACTCGACATCAAGGACGAGATCGCTCGACTGACGAAGAAAAAGGAGTTGATCAACGAGAAGGAGCAACTCGTGGCCGAAAGCCGCGACTCGGTACTCGCCGCGGCCGAAGGTGTGCGTGGCGTCGCGCGGCAAGCAACCCTGACGTTCCTGCTCGTCGGCGGTGTTGCGATTGTCACCACGTTGGTCTTGGGCTACCTGATCAGCACGTCGATCCTGCGTCCCATCGGCAAGCTGCTGGGCGTCAGTAAGAACGTCGTCGTTGGCGCCCTCGATCGCGTTGAAATCTCCAAGCAGCACAGCAAGGACGAGCTCGGCGAGCTCTCAAAGGCGTTCGGTGAAGTCGTCACCACGTTGCTTGACCTGAATCGTCAGACCGACGACCTCGTCAACGCGGCGAAGAACGGCAAACTCGATCAGCGTGGCGACAGCGGCGCCTTCCAGGGCGCCTACCGTGACCTCGTCGCGGGCCTCAACGACATGGTCGAGGCCTTTGCCGTCCCCGCCGCCGCCGCTACCGACGCGATGGAGCAGATCGCCAAGGGCAATCTTACCAGCCGGATGGAAGGGCGATTCTGCGGCGATTTCGCGGCATTGCAGAAGAGCATCAACCGGGCGGTCGAAGCACTCGCCGAATCGCTTGCCGCCGTCGCTCACACGGGCGACTCGGTCGCAACCGCGGCGGGCGACATGCAATCGGGCAGCAAGCAACTCGCCGCGAAGGCGACGCAGCAGGCGTCGGCTCTGGAGGAGGTCGCCGCCAGCCTTGAAGAGATGACCTCGATGACAAAGCAGACTGCCGGCAACGCCGTGCAGGCGAAGGCCCTCTCTGATGAGACTCGTCTGGCCGGCGACCGTGGTAATGCGGCGATGAAGAAGCTTGCCGAGGCGATCAACAAGATTAAGACTTCGGCCGATGAGCAGGCGAAGATCGTCCGCACGATCGACGACATCGCCTTCCAGACCAACCTCCTGGCTCTGAACGCCGCGGTGGAGGCCGCCCGGGCCGGCGATTCGGGGCGTGGCTTTGCCGTCGTGGCGCAAGAGGTCCGCAACCTGGCCCAGCGGACCGCTCACGCCAACAGCACCACCTCGCAGATGATCGCGGCCACTTGCGAGAGCGCCGAAGAGGGCGTCGAGATCAACCAGCACATGAACTCGGCTCTGGACGAGATTTCGACCAGCGTCGAGAAGACCAACAACCTGATCGCCGAGATCGCCGCCGCGGCGAGCGAGCAGGCCCAAGGGATCGAGCAGATCAACATCGCTGTCGGCGAGATCGACAATGGCACCCAAGAGGCCGCCAGCAACAGCCAACGCTCGCTGTCCATCTCGACGATGCTGAGCGAGCACGTCTCGGACCTTCGCAAGACGGTCGGCCGCTTCCAATTTAGCGAGTCGACTCCAGAAGTTGCCGAAGCCCGCGAAGACGTGAAGCCGACCAAGGAGACCCGCGGCAAGTCCGCCAGCGTCGCCAATAAGAAGGCGGCGAAGAAGCCCAAGCCGGTGGCGCCCAACGTCGGCGACTCAGCGCTGGAGGCCTACGCCGCCGACCTTGCGACCGCCGATGTCTAA
- a CDS encoding ExeA family protein has product MYLQHWGFDRSPFATVAFGHGVSADGREPYPTRPLAEATARADYLVSQRRRLGVLLGGRGWGKTTALAAIVAEQRRAAVQTVLLDAVGLTARELLFRVAEGLDAAPDSADCQMKLWRRIEDALAENRWQRIATLLVVDDADELGPDSQQQLVRLARLEADPAAQWTILLAASPDSLERLNSALLHLIDLRIDLARWTADDTVGYIQNALVEAGRYEPVFTDRALDLLHDLTRGVPRHVARLADFSLLAGAGQQADSIDAATVEQAFAETKWTPDGMAAAG; this is encoded by the coding sequence ATGTACCTCCAGCACTGGGGCTTCGACCGGTCGCCCTTCGCCACGGTCGCTTTCGGACACGGCGTGAGCGCCGACGGCCGCGAGCCCTACCCGACGCGCCCGCTCGCCGAAGCGACCGCCCGGGCCGACTACCTCGTCAGCCAGCGTCGCCGACTAGGCGTGCTGCTCGGTGGGCGTGGTTGGGGCAAGACGACCGCCCTCGCAGCGATCGTCGCCGAACAACGCCGCGCCGCGGTGCAGACCGTGCTGCTCGACGCAGTGGGGCTCACCGCCCGCGAATTGCTCTTCCGTGTCGCCGAAGGTCTCGACGCTGCGCCCGATTCGGCCGACTGCCAGATGAAACTCTGGCGGCGGATCGAGGACGCGCTCGCCGAAAACCGCTGGCAGCGGATTGCGACACTGCTGGTCGTGGACGACGCCGACGAGCTCGGCCCCGACTCGCAGCAACAACTCGTGCGCCTCGCGCGGCTTGAAGCCGATCCGGCGGCGCAGTGGACGATCCTCCTCGCAGCGAGTCCCGACTCGCTCGAACGATTGAACTCGGCTCTGTTGCACTTGATCGACCTGCGGATCGATCTGGCGCGTTGGACCGCCGACGACACGGTGGGCTACATCCAGAACGCCCTGGTAGAGGCGGGCCGGTACGAGCCGGTCTTCACCGACCGCGCCCTCGACCTCCTGCACGACCTCACGCGCGGCGTGCCACGACACGTGGCGCGGCTGGCGGACTTCTCATTGCTGGCCGGAGCGGGGCAACAGGCAGACAGCATCGATGCCGCTACGGTGGAGCAGGCGTTCGCGGAAACGAAATGGACTCCCGACGGCATGGCGGCGGCCGGCTGA
- a CDS encoding RsmE family RNA methyltransferase has translation MSHRFYCDDPILFDPAGGSAARLCDSEAHHLLHVMRGGVGDHVTLFDGSGYEYEAEVLETTRRDVTLAVLSRTEVNREPPVVVTLGVALPKGDRQKVLVDMLTQLGVARLVPLATEHSVAAPKGSGLDKLRRGVVEASKQCGRNRLMAIDEPMAFREFLATTHANRRLIAHPTGGSQATASGAKSVAIAIGPEGGFSDVEVTEAEAAGWESVSFGRSILRIETAAIAAASLFQREGR, from the coding sequence ATGTCCCACCGCTTTTACTGCGACGACCCGATACTGTTTGACCCCGCGGGTGGGAGCGCCGCGCGGCTCTGCGACAGCGAGGCCCATCACTTGTTGCACGTGATGCGTGGCGGTGTGGGGGACCACGTGACGCTGTTTGACGGCAGCGGCTACGAATATGAGGCCGAAGTCCTTGAGACGACACGCCGTGACGTGACGCTAGCTGTGCTGTCGCGGACCGAAGTCAATCGTGAGCCGCCCGTCGTCGTGACGCTCGGCGTGGCGTTGCCGAAGGGGGATCGTCAGAAGGTGCTTGTTGACATGCTCACTCAGCTAGGCGTCGCCCGGCTTGTGCCGCTGGCGACCGAGCACAGCGTCGCGGCGCCGAAGGGGTCGGGCCTCGACAAGCTCCGCCGTGGCGTTGTGGAGGCGTCCAAGCAGTGCGGCCGCAATCGGCTGATGGCGATTGACGAACCGATGGCGTTTCGTGAGTTCCTCGCCACGACTCATGCCAATCGGCGACTAATCGCGCACCCAACGGGCGGGTCGCAAGCGACGGCGAGCGGCGCCAAGTCGGTTGCAATCGCGATTGGGCCCGAGGGGGGATTCTCTGACGTCGAAGTGACCGAGGCCGAGGCCGCCGGCTGGGAATCTGTTTCCTTCGGTAGGAGCATCCTCCGGATTGAAACGGCCGCCATCGCTGCCGCATCTCTCTTTCAGAGAGAGGGGCGATGA